A single region of the Desmonostoc muscorum LEGE 12446 genome encodes:
- a CDS encoding zeta toxin family protein: protein MPNVYIIGGANGSGKTTAALQILPYFLQVFEYVNADEIAAGLSPFNPESVAIQAGRLMVERLKTLLNAKIDFAFETTLAARNFARFLRECKKQGYAINLIYFWLQSPELAIARVSRRVESGGHSIPEDTIYRRYERGRKNLIELYLPLCDRWIVYDNSNAILQIIAERPLNQEPIIYQPQLWSQITNNT, encoded by the coding sequence ATGCCCAATGTATACATAATTGGCGGTGCAAATGGTTCTGGTAAAACTACCGCCGCGCTGCAAATTCTTCCTTATTTCCTACAGGTATTTGAATATGTCAACGCCGATGAAATAGCGGCCGGGCTTTCTCCTTTTAACCCGGAATCCGTAGCCATCCAAGCCGGACGATTGATGGTAGAAAGATTAAAAACTCTGTTGAATGCTAAAATCGATTTTGCATTTGAAACAACTTTAGCAGCTCGTAATTTCGCCCGATTTTTGAGAGAATGTAAAAAACAAGGTTATGCGATAAATTTAATTTACTTTTGGTTACAAAGCCCGGAATTAGCTATTGCACGGGTAAGCAGACGGGTAGAAAGTGGTGGTCACAGCATCCCTGAAGACACTATTTACCGTCGCTATGAACGTGGAAGAAAAAACTTGATTGAATTATATTTACCATTGTGCGATCGCTGGATTGTTTATGATAACTCTAATGCAATTTTGCAGATCATAGCTGAACGCCCTTTGAATCAAGAGCCGATAATTTATCAACCCCAGCTATGGAGCCAAATTACTAATAATACCTAA
- a CDS encoding alpha/beta fold hydrolase yields the protein MESKWISHNGVRLFSESVGTPDAPPILLIMGAMASAVWWAEDFCCQLAALGHYVIRYDHRDTGRSTSYEPGGIYYSVEDLADDAFCVLDGYGIQSAHLVGISLGGFLAQLMTLKRPQRVKSLTLIASEPLAQTDPTIPGIDSSVLEYHAKASELDWANREAVIEYQIGAWRLISGSAHAFDESAIRELAGADFDRTPNLKTTFNHALLQGGEKWFNRLHEIAVPTLVIHGTEDCVLPYAHSLVLQAQIQDAVLLPLPGTGHELHRNDWFVILEAIEKHTVSQREAV from the coding sequence ATGGAAAGTAAATGGATTAGTCATAACGGAGTTCGCCTTTTCTCCGAATCTGTCGGTACTCCAGATGCTCCACCAATTTTATTAATCATGGGAGCGATGGCTTCAGCCGTGTGGTGGGCGGAAGACTTCTGCTGCCAATTAGCTGCTCTGGGGCACTATGTAATTCGCTACGATCACCGAGATACAGGACGCTCAACAAGTTACGAGCCAGGTGGTATTTACTATTCTGTTGAGGATCTAGCGGATGATGCTTTTTGTGTTCTCGATGGCTATGGAATTCAGAGTGCCCATTTAGTAGGGATATCGCTAGGAGGATTCCTAGCTCAACTGATGACGCTCAAGCGTCCTCAACGGGTCAAAAGTCTGACCTTAATCGCCTCGGAACCCTTGGCCCAGACTGATCCAACCATACCAGGGATCGATTCATCTGTCCTGGAATACCATGCAAAAGCCAGTGAACTGGATTGGGCAAACCGTGAGGCAGTGATTGAGTACCAAATTGGTGCGTGGCGATTGATTTCCGGTTCAGCCCATGCGTTTGATGAATCAGCTATCCGCGAATTAGCTGGGGCTGACTTTGATCGTACTCCCAATCTCAAGACGACCTTTAATCATGCCTTGCTTCAAGGTGGAGAAAAATGGTTTAACCGCCTCCACGAAATCGCTGTACCAACTTTGGTCATTCATGGCACAGAAGATTGTGTGTTGCCCTATGCCCATAGTTTGGTATTACAAGCACAGATCCAAGATGCTGTATTACTACCATTGCCAGGAACAGGACACGAACTACATCGCAATGACTGGTTTGTTATTCTTGAAGCGATAGAAAAGCACACTGTATCACAGCGAGAAGCAGTCTAA